From Oncorhynchus keta strain PuntledgeMale-10-30-2019 chromosome 8, Oket_V2, whole genome shotgun sequence:
aacaCTAAAGCAACAGTGCATAAGGTGTGACTCACTGTGGTTTTAGCACGGCTGTACTGCGGTCAAAGGCAACAGCCGTTTGTATGACATCTTTTTCACATAAGTGAGCAAAACCCCCCAAAATGAACCACTTTTGtcctgtatctacagtatgtcgGTGGATCAAAGTAATGCAATCATCAATCTTTACTGTTCATCAAAGGGTGAGGTAAACCTGCTTAGACCTGCATGGGAAGCTCAAGCAGTAGATTTATATTCTCATGTTTCCTTCACTACTTAACATGTCAGGTTAACAGTATAGCAGTGTACCAACAGGTAGCAGCAGCCTCTCTTCCTTCAGCAGCTGGAACTCCTGGAAGTTGAAGTCAAACTCCTCGTCATGTGACAGGGGCTGCAGCTCCTCCTGCTCCCGGAAGTGTCTGGTTCTGATGGCGCGGCCAGCTAGGTGGGCATGCATCAGAACAGCAAACACCCTCACTCCATTGGGCATCTCCTGGCCTAGGGACTGATGGAGGAGCAAAGAGATTCTCTCATAGATGCAGAAAGTGTTTTTTTTAGTTTAATTGCACTTTTGGATGATCACTGTTTTGGGAACGTAGCAAGAATAAAACAGAGGCTTGCCACTGTAGGTGATGTAGCATAACAGTAATTTAACAGTGGATGTTGGACGCCTGTTGTTCCCTAGTGAAATGGGACTTTTGGCATCGCACCAGATTGAAAAACAACGCCAGAGCTGGCTGTCTTACCTCCTGCAGACACTCGCGGGTACAGTGTCCTTCGGAGACGTACTCCTGCATGCCTGGAGGCAGCATGTGGTACAGACTGACCCAGACACCTGTCTCTATCACACCTGCATCATATTGGCGCAGCTCCGGGGTATAGAAGAGACGCAGGCCAGAGCTGTCCACCACTCCTGAGAAGGAAACAGTAACATTACCGTTCACAGGGTAACTGACCGTTGTGCTGTAGATGTCACTTTGGCGCACACAAATGTGTATGCTGTGAACGGGTGAAAAGGAAGAACACAATGGCCATGGCAAATGAGCCACGTTCGCTGTAACATGACGCGTCTTTGTTGGTGTACTGTACCTTGTTGAAGGGCTGGGTTGTCATAGTGGACCTCCATCAGgacatagacagggtctattgctgtGCCAATGGACAGACCAACGTGGGGCGGATAGGTGAACCCCTGTGAGGGTAGATTGAGAGGCACACTGAACATGTCGATAAGGACGCTTACGCGGCCACTCcgatacacgcacacacatgtaGCTAATGAAATGTATTACGACGCTGAATTGAAAACCACCACAAGTAGAAAACAATTGCCCACCTCACCACCGATGGCCCAGGCGAAGACTATCGTCTCACAGGTGAGAAATGAGTCAGGCATATTTGGATGGTAACATTCATGGCTGGCACCGAGCTCACTCTCATTCAAGTTGCTATTACATTGATACAACAAAATGTGATGAACCAGGTTTTCGTGGCCCCTTTGAATCAAAGGCTCAATCTGTAAAGAAAAGAGGGGAAGTTGTACATTTGAATGCATTCTAAACCACAGTTGGCTTCTTTTGAATTGCCTACACTTGCCTTAAAAGACCTCAACTCTATTGCTCTTAACCGTAGGATACACATGAGATGGGATAAACAGGATTCGGTTGGCCCTGCTCACCATAGGATGGAAGTAgtgaaaaatattattttttccTCGATAGGGGCCTCTAGTTTGGCCTGCGATTCTGAGCAAAGCAGCTTGCTGCCTGCTGGGCAAACTGTGACATCATACTGTGAGGCCTCCTTTCAAATCAGCACGACATAAGACCAAAGCTTGGCCTATGACCACCATATAAATATTTAGACATTCTTTCGTTTACTTTTTCTCAATTGTTATTATTTAGGGTGGAAGCAGCTGTCGTAGTCGAAGTTAGAGGTTGAGATTGTGACATACGGGGGGTATCCCTTGTTAGACGATTTGAGACACTTTATAGGCTGCTGTCTCTGAATAGAGGACTTTGTTGAACAGAATACGTCTGTCAAACTCAAATACGCATGTCATGTAGACACAGTTTTCAGGAAGTCTTGAAAGTCAGAGTCAGCTAAACAGGAAGTGAGGTTGCGGTGCCCAGGATAATAGCGGGTGGGGTGAGGTGGTGAAAGGCCAAATAAATCCCCCAGAGGGATGAAACAGGTGGagcagagggtagagagagaaaccacGACTGAGAAAATACCATGggaatgtttaaaaaaatgtttttatgtcAGGATAGGCGTGCACAGGGAAAATGAGACAGGCTCTTTTAAACTTCTGTATAAATGCTTTAAAACGCAAAAAAGAACAACAGTAATGTTTCTTTATGGACCACAGATGAATTGGATGAGACAGACCTATTCAGATCACGCATAAAAACAGATGTCTTACATACGGCCTCTCGCTCGCTGACTCACAcatcatgcacacgcacacgaAAACATCTGGGATGGAAAAATATGTTTAATGACAACAGCCTGACTCCCATTTGGATAACCAAATGATTTCCGTTTCACTCTAATTGTGTGCTAGCAACTCTTTTAGTATCTTACATCATTCCGTTATGCAAAAGATCCCTCTAAAATAAGAGTTCACAACAATATACGGGCTATCTTAATAAAACAACAGTGCGTGTGTTGTGCATAGTGGAATCAGACACCCCCAGCTGTTAATAAGGCTAGGATTTTCCACATCTTTTTTTCTCCAATTGAGCATATTTTTAGTCTAGAATGGTGCTGGTGTTTCTCAGTCTATGCTCTAATTGTTATCATCCGAGTGGCAGAGTGGAGAACAGACGAGAAGAACCAGCTCCATGGGGCAGTACAGTAAGCTATGTGCTGGAGGGGAAGTAAGAGAAGAGGGAGCGAGCCATATTTATCTCTTTCTGGCTCTGGTTCACTTAATGACTGAAGACTCTTTGTTTTTGCGTAACCGTGTTTGACTTGACAGAATAGTCCTTCCGTAAGTGGTACGACAAATGACAACATGGCACAGTACCACTATTCCACATGACATGATATAGCTAAGGCACTGTAGATAAACATACAAGCAGATTTGGGATTTAGATTTAAGAGCACGTTTGGTATTTATGACAAATCAATGTGCCGTCATACCATACCTTTGATTCTAAATTGTACGTGCTACCTCCTTTAATCATGTGTGTTTGGAAGGCTTTTGGTTTCATACTTGTTCAATTATGTTTGGGGTATATAATTAAAACAATGGCTCTTCTAATACACAGTAGCAATTTGAAGCTGCAAACAAGCTGCAGGTGTGGCTCGGAAGTGAGAGAGAGCTCCCCCCAGGGGGGGGAACATACTTCAGACGACAGCAATGAAAGAGGGACGCAGGCAGACCAAATAAGAACTCAAATGATCCAGGTGAGATGCCTTTAGAGAAGGGTAAACAAACTGACTGCTCCATGACTGAACTATAGGCTAGTCCTTCCTCAAGAGAAATCCTGTCGTCGATTTGCTATTGTTTTTCTGCTGTGCTGTTAATATAGCGAAATGATTTCCAAGCGTGTACTTACTCTAATTATGTGATGCTTCTGCTGTACCTTCTGGATCTGAAATATCTGACACCAGTAGGTAGTGTCCTTGTATGGCACTGGCACCTATCTTGAGAGAAACAACAAGACAGCAAGACTGATGTTTACCCTTAATAAAATGTGACTAGATCTCACACAGTGCAAATACGGTCTCAGAGTTGTAAAGGTCTCTCAGAAGTAACAAAAGCCAGAAGTGGTATCAGGTTTGTTTAAGAGACGGGTGGATACTGGGCAGCGTTAGTCTTCTCCAGCTGTCACACTTACGTTTATGTTTTGCAAGTTGAAAAAGTCGGTCCCAGAGGTAATATTAACTTTACTTCCTGGGTCGAGTAGCCGCATACTCTTCCTCCCCCTGTTCACTCCATGGTACATCGGTCCTGACGGTCCCACATCGTCACTGTGGTAGGCCCATATCACCCTCACTGTGCTTTCCTGGGCAGCACATATTACACATCTATTATCTATCAattcatttacatttttaaaattctGTAAGAAGTACTATGAAAACCCCGGGCACGAACTGACACTTCAACTAAAACGCCCACCCACCTTACCCCATACACAAGCACACATTTAAACATCCAAACAACCCACACATTTCCCAGAAGATAAAACACTTCCACCGCCCACGTACCGTGATGTCCTTGTCATTTGTGTCACAGGTCAGGAGATCCCTGCTGAAAGCCAGGACAGTGTGTGTATTGTTCTCCCTGCCATACTCCAGCCTGTAGTTCTGCTGAACATCTCTATGCACTTTTCTCTTGGCGTCTGCAAAGTAATCCTGTAGAAAGCATGCCGGATAAAACACAACTATTCTGGCTGCAATAATACTGTAATTAACCAAAAATGAAGGAGGAGATAAGAGAGCTCTTCAATGTAATTATAGATACATAGATGTAATTCACTAAACATGGGGGAAACCAGTGTTCTTATGACACAATTGAAAGAGCACTCTAAAGAacaaatgttattattattattaataatgacCTATtatggcagcagggtagcctagtggttagagcattggactagtaaccgaaaggttgcaagttcaaatccctgagctgacaaggtacaaaatctgtcgttctgcccctgaacaggcagttaacccactaggccgtcattgaaaataagaatttgttcttaactgacttgcctagtaaaattaaaTAAACTGTACGATTACTATAGCTAGGATGACTACAGTTACTATACCTAATTTGTCTTGagccctgtttatacctgccACTAACATCTTGGCACTAGCGTATTTTGTCCTGATcttgtacacattctgattgtcCCCACATTTTTAGACAGGTGTAGTCGATTAAAAGGCGCATTGTGATCGGATTGTGATCAGATCTTCCTGGCATGCATTCGTCAGGCATTGAACACCTCCGGAGGTAGTCAGGCATTGTGTCTGGATATCTTACAAGTGTAGACGGATCTGCACAGTTACAACTCTAAAATCATATACAGGTGGCACCATTGACTATGtgtcttaaaataaataaatcaatattattttgaaagaatGGATTTGTAATAATTAGCATACAGGGAGGAACCAGGAAATCTGGTCACAGTGGGGACACCATGAACAAATCGGAGACACATTGTAATACCATGTGTAGACAGATTTCTGAAAATGTGGGTACAATCAGAATCTAGACAAGATCTCAGGACACAGGACCCATGTTTGCACCAGGTATAAAATGGGGCTGTTGTTGGCAAGTGTCTGGCTGTCACTGCCAAGCCTAGCTTGCAAATACGTATGACAATTTTCCACTAAGGCGggcaaacaacaacaacattggcACAAAACTACAGCTACCGTCTCcttctggtaacacaatgagagAGGTTATTTTGGATTGTGTGGCATCGTTGCCAGAAATGTAATCCTTGATCCCTGATCCCTGAGGCAGAGCGAGATTCCTGTGATGTGTAGCAATATCAAGACCCCTTACACTGTTGGAGTTAAGCCATGAGTGGCTGACTGTGCATCACAACAGTTTACCATACCTAGTTACACCTAACCAATAACAGATGTCACTATTGGTTCAATTTGGAGATCCTCAATGACTATGTTCTAGCTATTTTAATCGGGATTTATTTCAACATCCACAGTATAACCCAAATAGCCTTGGGAAAAGAGTTAAACATAAATGTAATATAAATCATTATTTTCATATAGCAGCACAACTGAAGTATGTATGTCATGTAAAAAAATGCAATTGAAAGTAGCCCGCCTCGTGATAAAAAGCAAGGCATAGGCCTAGATGCGTCACTTTCATTCTGTAAAACCAAAGGTGCATACCTGTAGATAGGGTCTTCCATCTGTGACTCCACCAATGACAATATCCGACAACGCCATTGCACCGTTGGGAGATAGACCAAATCCTACATATCCTTTCGTTTCCACTTCTATTTCGAAAGTAATTGTTCCCCGGTCAAACCTCCACTTTAGATGGTATTTCCCATGAGGGTCCAAGATGGTTGAATGTCTAAATCCGCTGCCGTGGGAAAAAGATGCGTAAAACCAAAAAGCTGTGAAGAGAACTAGGACACTACGATATTTCGCGGGTAACATTGTGAACGTTGACGTAAAAAAAAGAAACAGCCACAAACAAACTAAAGTGTCTCATTGAATGTCGTTGTTGAGATAAATTGACGTTTCTGTAGAGGTTTGCCAGTGGTGCGCGGCGACCTAAAGACGCTTAATCTGCGAGGAAGCAgcgcttctctcattctctcactacAACTGTCGAAATGTGTGCTGGCCCCTCTGATCTTTAGAGACACGTCCCACACGGCTACTTCTGTGGTCAGGCCTTACCTGAGTGGTTCGTTGTACACACAGGTGGCTGCGGCTTTCGGCAGTACAGCATAGGACCGTGATAGAGGCTACACATACTTTTAACGGCCTGTATCGACGGGACAGAACGTGAAGAATGGGTGCGTTACAAGCACATACATTCTGAAGTGCACAACAGGGTGCATGGTCAGAATGTATAGTTAGACACTGGATGGATCATCTCTGAACGTGTAAGGGCATAATAGACTATTAGCCTAAATACCAACCTGAGTTAAAAATACAACTCAAAGCAAAAACACAAGCTAAATTAGAATAAGTCTATAGAGGAAGAAAAACAAGAGTATTACATAAATACGAAATAATAAAAGATACAGAAGGCCTGTGTTTCTCATATCTCACCATGTCATATATTTTgtggtaaaaaaaagaaaaagtatTTTCCTTGTCCCTTAATTTGAACTTCTCCTAAATGTATCAGTGACATTATGCCCTTACACATTCACAACTGTAGGCCTGGATGTATGGTGAACTACAGTAGGAAAGTAGCCATCAGTCAACAGGCTGACCGCAGTGAGACAAGCTGAAGCTGCCAAAACTTCCAGGAACTGTCCCTCCTTCAGAAACACACCTACATGCaagatgaggagagggaatgaAATCAACCACTGCATAAAATGGAAAATCTGTTTTAATTCCTATATGCAGATAAAAAATAAGTAGCCAAGTAAAAATTGTTCAACAAGAATAATGCAATTAAGCATATGAGATTGAGTACACAAATCAGTTTTTTATTCTCATTTATATAGCCCATTAATCAGGTTTAATGAGTATATTGTACAGTAAAAGCTTCCTCATTCAGAAATAAATATTCAAATATCCAACAACTGAACATAACCAAGAATCAAGAAGTCCAAAAACATAATTTCAACTTTTGATTGTTACCATTACCATTAAAAGCATAAGGCAGATAGAAAGTTGTGTAGCCTAAAGGGTGACCAAAACACACTGAATTAATATCGTATGCGAaggtcagaagggggaaagggaagccaggaattatttattttatttatttaacctttatttagctaggcaagtcagttaagaacaaattcttatttacaatgactgcctacccaaaggcaaaaggcctcctgtggggacgggggctgggattaaaaataaaaatagataaaaaatatataaatataggacaaaacacacatcacgacaacactacataaagagagacctaagacaacaacatagaaaggcagcaacacatgacatcacagcatggtagcaacataacatgacaacaacatagtagcaacacaacatggtagcagcacaaaacatggtacaaaacattgggcacagacaacagcacaaagggcaagaaggttgagacaacaatacatcacacaaagtacccacaactgtcagtaagtgtccatgattgagtctttgaatgaagagatttagataaaactgtccagtttgagtgtttgttgcagctcgttccaatcgctagctgcagcgaactgaaaagacgagcgacccggggatgtgtgtgctttggggacctttaacagaatgtgactggcagaacgggtggtGTATGgtgaggatgagggctgcagtagatatcttagatagggggagggaggcctaagagggttttagaaataagcatcaaccagtgggtcttgcgacgggtaaaCAGAGATGATCAGTTTACAGAggagagtgcagtgatgtgtcttataatgagcattggtggcaaatctgatgcccgaatggtaaagaacatctagccgctcgagagcacccttacctgctgatctataaataATGTGTCCGTAATCTTGCATGGATAGGATGGTattctgaatcagggttagtttggcagctggggtgaaagaggagcgattacgatagaggaaaccaagtctagatttaactttagcctgcagctttgatacgTGATGAGAGAAgaacagtgtaccgtctagccatactcccaagtacttgtatgaggtgactacctcaagctctaaaccctcagatgtagtaatcacacctgtggggagaggggcattttTCTTACCAAGCCACATGacttttgttttggaggtgttcagaacaaggttaaatgtagagaaagcttgttggacaccaagaaagctttgttgtagagcatttaataCAAAATCTGGGGAGGGACCATCTGAGTATAAaactatcatctgcatataaatggatgagagagattcctactgcctgagctatgttgttgatgtaaattgagaagagcgtggggcctaggattgagccttggggtattcccttggtgacaggcagtggctgagacagcagattttttttttatacactgcactctttgagagaggcagttagcaaaccaggccaaagatccctcagagacaccaatactccttagccggcccacaagaatggaatggtctaccgtgtcaaaagctttggccaagtcaataaaaatagcagcgcAATattgacatcattgaggaccatTAAGATGGCAATggcacatccataacctgagcggaaaccagattgcataccagagagaatacaatagacatcaagaaagccagtcagttgattattgacaagtttttccaacactttcgATAAACAGggaaaaatagaaataggcctataacagttaggatcagcttgatctccccctttaaataaaggacgaaccgtggctgccttccaagcaatgggaacctccccagaaaggcgAGACAGGTTAAAAAGATCAGCGATAGTCTtagcgatgataggggcagcaaccttaaagaagaaagggtctaaaccatctgacccagaagttttttgggggtcaagtttcaggagctcctttagcacctagAACCCAGTGACtacctgcagggagaaactttgtagggGTGAATGGGTAAAAAAGGGAGAAGCATTggggatagtcacattagaaggggtgggagatgaggaaatgttggaggGGCAAGGAGACATGGCTGAGTCAGATAGGAAttctgacttaatgaagtggtgattaaagagctcagccatgtgcttcttgtcagtaacaaccacatcatcaacattaagggacatgggcagctgtgagaaggagggtttattctccaggtctttaaccatttTACAGAACTTCTTGCTGTTAGACCCACAGAgtgagaactgctccttaaagtaattaactttggccttccggatagcctgagtgaaCTTATTTCttatttgcctgaacgagagacAGTCAGCCTGAGTGTGCCGAGCCTTTTGTGCCGAGGTTTTTGCAAAATGCAATTCTTGGGGTGGAGTAAATCTGCAAGATCATGGTCGAACCAGGGGCCAAATCTGTTTTTAATTATCATTTTCTTTATGGaggcgtgtttgttaacaataacaCTGAAAATATCATAAAAGAAGGTTCAAGCTTCTtcaacagaggggatcaagctgattctataccattttacagaggccagttcatgaaggaaggcttgctcattaaagttttttagcaagcgtctatgacaaatcagggcAGGtaatttcactgagcagccattacgaacacaggctgtaaaactgtgatcactaaggtcattgcaggtggtttaagcatgtcccagtttaggtcacctagcaagACAAATTCAggcttagtgtaaggggccaggagagagcttagggcaggtataatccttaattgaaacaataacaaagtggacACCCTGCCTCAGCTTTGGTAAAAAGTTGGGGGCTGGGCCAGGAGAAATGTACCCAGTCTCAAATTAATAGACAGAggtatggatgcaaggactgaccattcaTGAAATAGTTTTAACCATGTCTACATTTACGTTAtttgggatttaaaaaaaaaataagcatatattttgggttctgataaAGTATGACTAGGGCTGTTGTGGCGACCGTATTAtcgccacaccggcagtcacgagtcatgaaggcagtcaaattccacataaCCGTTCGGtcatggtaattaggcttcttccaagctctgatgctgctgctgttcattagtagcctaccaaacatgctaattgcctggtactcagcactctattgtccctataatcactct
This genomic window contains:
- the LOC118386831 gene encoding DBH-like monooxygenase protein 1 homolog isoform X1, with translation MLPAKYRSVLVLFTAFWFYASFSHGSGFRHSTILDPHGKYHLKWRFDRGTITFEIEVETKGYVGFGLSPNGAMALSDIVIGGVTDGRPYLQDYFADAKRKVHRDVQQNYRLEYGRENNTHTVLAFSRDLLTCDTNDKDITESTVRVIWAYHSDDVGPSGPMYHGVNRGRKSMRLLDPGSKVNITSGTDFFNLQNINVPVPYKDTTYWCQIFQIQKVQQKHHIIRIEPLIQRGHENLVHHILLYQCNSNLNESELGASHECYHPNMPDSFLTCETIVFAWAIGGEGFTYPPHVGLSIGTAIDPVYVLMEVHYDNPALQQGVVDSSGLRLFYTPELRQYDAGVIETGVWVSLYHMLPPGMQEYVSEGHCTRECLQESLGQEMPNGVRVFAVLMHAHLAGRAIRTRHFREQEELQPLSHDEEFDFNFQEFQLLKEERLLLPGDHLITECKYTTKGRQNMTWGGLTTRDEMCLSYLLYYPRVNLARCESLPEITGQLKFIGVKEIQAPVTTWPFMIKSPKKYSNLSFTEAMDKYRWSKKRGKSFNEMVLQLPINVRCSKWGQDEWSIQGTLVSPPEVKSEVKPPSVVCRSASEPHSGVVLLFTLCLTYSVVHACLSL
- the LOC118386831 gene encoding DBH-like monooxygenase protein 1 homolog isoform X2 gives rise to the protein MALSDIVIGGVTDGRPYLQDYFADAKRKVHRDVQQNYRLEYGRENNTHTVLAFSRDLLTCDTNDKDITESTVRVIWAYHSDDVGPSGPMYHGVNRGRKSMRLLDPGSKVNITSGTDFFNLQNINVPVPYKDTTYWCQIFQIQKVQQKHHIIRIEPLIQRGHENLVHHILLYQCNSNLNESELGASHECYHPNMPDSFLTCETIVFAWAIGGEGFTYPPHVGLSIGTAIDPVYVLMEVHYDNPALQQGVVDSSGLRLFYTPELRQYDAGVIETGVWVSLYHMLPPGMQEYVSEGHCTRECLQESLGQEMPNGVRVFAVLMHAHLAGRAIRTRHFREQEELQPLSHDEEFDFNFQEFQLLKEERLLLPGDHLITECKYTTKGRQNMTWGGLTTRDEMCLSYLLYYPRVNLARCESLPEITGQLKFIGVKEIQAPVTTWPFMIKSPKKYSNLSFTEAMDKYRWSKKRGKSFNEMVLQLPINVRCSKWGQDEWSIQGTLVSPPEVKSEVKPPSVVCRSASEPHSGVVLLFTLCLTYSVVHACLSL